The Musa acuminata AAA Group cultivar baxijiao chromosome BXJ1-3, Cavendish_Baxijiao_AAA, whole genome shotgun sequence genome window below encodes:
- the LOC135637782 gene encoding transcription factor ILI6-like, with product MSSRRSRTRQSGSTRITDEQINELISKLQAVLPEARRGGNDRVSAAKVLQETCSHIRRLHREVDDLSERLSELLDSADLNSAQAAFIRSLLM from the exons ATGTCCAGCAGGAGATCTCGAACGAGGCAGTCGGGCTCGACAAGGATCACCGACGAACAGATCAACGAGCTGATCTCGAAACTCCAAGCTGTTCTTCCTGAAGCACGTCGCGGAGGCAACGATAGG GTGTCAGCAGCCAAGGTGTTGCAGGAGACTTGCAGCCACATCAGGAGATTGCATCGAGAGGTTGATGACTTGAGTGAGAGGCTGTCGGAACTGCTCGACTCAGCTGACCTAAATAGCGCTCAGGCCGCCTTCATCAGAAGCTTGCTGATGTGA
- the LOC135628621 gene encoding peptidyl-prolyl cis-trans isomerase CYP23-like, giving the protein MGIRCFAFLLLLLSLSFSDFGRAVSSLDTDLGTARVVFQTAYGDIEFGFFPHVAPKTVKHIFKLVRLGCYNTNHFFRVDKGFVAQVADVVGGRTSPMNEEQRLEAEKTVVGEFSSVKHVRGILSMGRYSDPDSASSSFSILLGDAPHLDGQYAIFGRVTKGDDTLRKLEELPTRREGIFVMPTERITIFSTYYYDTRVENCEWEKENLKRRLSESLIEVERQRMKCLP; this is encoded by the exons ATGGGGATCCGATGCTTcgccttccttctccttctcctctccctctccttctccgaCTTCGGTCGAGCCGTCTCCTCCCTCGATACAGATCTCGGAACCGCCCGCGTCGTCTTCCAG ACAGCTTATGGTGACATTGAATTTGGTTTTTTTCCTCATGTGGCCCCCAAAACTGTCAAGCATATCTTCAAACTTGTGCGGCTTGGTTGCTATAACACAAACCACTTCTTCCGG GTGGATAAAGGTTTTGTTGCACAAGTGGCTGatgttgtaggaggcagaacttcTCCAATGAATGAAGAGCAAAGGTTGGAAGCTGAGAAAACTGTTGTAGGTGAATTTAGTAGTGTCAAACATGTGAGAGGCATTCTTTCAATGGGAAG GTACTCTGATCCAGATAgtgcttcatcttctttttctattcttttaggCGATGCACCTCACCTTGATGGCCAG TATGCCATTTTCGGAAGGGTGACTAAAGGTGATGATACATTAAGAAAACTGGAAGAGCTTCCTACTCGACGTGAAGGGATCTTTGTCATG CCTACGGAGCGCATCACCATCTTCTCAACTTATTATTATG ATACCAGGGTAGAGAATTGTGAATGGGAAAAGGAAAACCTCAAGAGAAGACTTTCTGAATCTTTAATCGAAGTTGAAAGACAG AGAATGAAATGCCTCCCGTAA
- the LOC135628607 gene encoding uncharacterized protein LOC135628607 — translation MGDSKEGKNNGNSSGWMAVPAFGEWDMKNGVPDYSMDFTKIREMRKQNKHPSRASLGNDDELQLPSNNNNNEGEAEEEPRRRRHRHGSPTGRKKKLMGCLRCCTGA, via the exons ATGGGAGACTCCAAGGAG GGTAAAAACAATGGCAACAGCAGTGGATGGATGGCGGTGCCGGCGTTCGGGGAGTGGGACATGAAGAACGGGGTGCCGGATTACTCCATGGACTTCACCAAGATTCGGGAGATGCGGAAGCAGAACAAGCACCCCTCCCGCGCCAGCCTCGGCAACGACGACGAGCTCCAGCTCCcctccaacaacaacaacaacgagggggaggcggaggaggagccccgccgccgccgccaccgccatgGCTCCCCCACA gggaggaagaagaagttgATGGGCTGCTTGCGGTGCTGTACAGGTGCATGA
- the LOC103979196 gene encoding 15-cis-phytoene desaturase, chloroplastic/chromoplastic encodes MKTLLLSPLPSPPFAPPKTTHAPLSPSPHALSSSAVTPSSPSTAVVIGAGLSGLAAATHLASASVPFVLLEASDAVGGRVRTDSLNGFLLDRGFQIFLTAYPEARRLLHYPSLRLRQFYPGALVFHDGRLHRVADPFRLPLSGLASLLNPIGSIPDKLLVGVARLAAASRTDADLLSAPETTIAQRLGAAGFSPSIVERFLRPFLAGIFFDPDLATSSRLFDFIFKCLALGDNTLPSAGIGAIPEQLAARLPPGSLRLRSRVAAVDPGGESVTLECGEVVSADLGVIVAVEQPEAERLVAQFLPPRKDKTGAIRSTVCLYFSADRAPVTEPILILNGSGEGIVNNMFFASNVVPSYAPEGKTLVSVSLVGAFPERSDDELAAEVVRELAGWFRPQDVGAWRHLRTYRIGFAQPDQTPPTNLTAREPRVGAGLYLCGDHWSSATFDGALVSGRKAAEALLRDRGMVQA; translated from the coding sequence ATGAAGACTCTTCTACTCTCTCCTCTCCCTAGCCCCCCTTTCGCTCCGCCCAAAACCACACATGCtcccctctccccctctcctcacGCCCTCTCATCCTCCGCCGTGACCCCCTCCTCCCCCTCCACTGCCGTCGTCATCGGCGCCGGCCTCTCCGGCCTCGCTGCCGCCACCCACCTCGCCTCCGCCTCCGTCCCGTTCGTGCTCCTCGAGGCCTCCGACGCTGTCGGCGGCCGCGTCCGCACTGACTCCCTCAACGGCTTCCTCCTCGACCGCGGCTTCCAAATCTTCCTCACTGCCTATCCCGAGGCCCGCCGGCTGCTCCATTACCCCTCGCTCCGCCTCCGCCAATTCTACCCCGGCGCCCTTGTCTTCCACGACGGCCGCCTCCACCGCGTCGCCGACCCTTTCCGCCTCCCCCTCTCAGGCCTCGCTTCCCTCCTCAACCCTATCGGTTCCATCCCTGACAAGCTCCTCGTCGGCGTTGCCCGCCTCGCTGCTGCCTCTCGCACCGACGCCGATCTCCTCTCCGCCCCGGAGACCACCATCGCCCAACGCCTCGGTGCTGCCGGCTTCTCCCCCTCCATCGTCGAGCGCTTCCTCCGCCCTTTCCTCGCCGGCATCTTCTTCGATCCGGACCTCGCCACCTCCTCCCGCCTCTTCGACTTCATCTTCAAGTGCCTCGCCCTCGGCGACAACACCCTCCCCTCCGCCGGCATTGGCGCCATTCCAGAGCAGCTTGCAGCCCGGCTTCCCCCAGGGTCGCTCCGCCTCCGATCCCGGGTAGCCGCCGTCGATCCGGGCGGCGAGTCCGTGACGCTCGAGTGCGGCGAAGTGGTCTCCGCCGACCTGGGAGTGATCGTAGCCGTCGAACAGCCGGAGGCAGAGAGGCTTGTGGCCCAATTCCTGCCGCCCAGGAAGGACAAAACCGGTGCGATTCGGAGCACGGTTTGCCTCTATTTCTCGGCCGACCGGGCGCCGGTCACGGAGCCGATCCTGATCCTGAACGGCTCCGGCGAGGGAATCGTGAACAACATGTTCTTCGCGAGCAACGTGGTGCCGTCGTACGCGCCGGAAGGGAAGACGCTGGTGTCAGTGTCGCTGGTGGGGGCGTTCCCGGAGCGGTCAGACGACGAACTGGCGGCGGAGGTGGTGCGCGAGCTGGCTGGGTGGTTCAGGCCGCAGGATGTCGGCGCGTGGAGGCACCTGCGGACGTACCGGATCGGGTTCGCGCAGCCTGACCAAACGCCGCCGACGAACCTGACAGCACGGGAGCCGAGGGTCGGGGCGGGGCTGTATCTCTGCGGCGACCACTGGAGCTCCGCCACCTTCGACGGGGCGCTGGTGTCCGGGCGGAAGGCTGCGGAGGCGCTCCTCAGAGACCGCGGCATGGTGCAGGCGTGA
- the LOC135584780 gene encoding homeobox-leucine zipper protein ATHB-13-like isoform X1, with protein sequence MQKLSSLFSIPYHISIFPTLTHTHNLSLKSSPTFLVVSSFPCHRVLGLVTLPPCILQQMSCNGMASSFFPSGFMFQLQAPCEDDHQLASPVRSLIPTDLHHLRGVAPATGKRSASFSGAETCEEANGDDELSDDASLAGEKKRRLNVEQVRTLEKSFELGNKLEPERKMQLAVALGLRPRQVAIWFQNRRARWKTKQLEKDYDVLRRQFDAIKAENEALQAHNKKLQTELHVQALALRGREASDLINLNKETEGSCSNRSENSSEINLDISRTSVAERSCPPLQILPYFQSVRPADPDCPKVENDAPEGSFSNLLCSIGDQSAFWPWPDHHNFH encoded by the exons ATGCAGAAATTGTCTTCTCTCTTCTCAATACCGTATCACATATCCATATTCCCAaccctcacacacacacacaatctcTCTCTCAAATCCTCCCCCACCTTCCTTGTGGTCTCTTCCTTTCCCTGTCACCGTGTCCTTGGCCTGGTGACTCTTCCACCCTGTATACTGCAGCAGATGTCCTGCAATGGCATGGcctcttccttcttcccctcAGGCTTCATGTTCCAGCTTCAAGCTCCCTGTGAAGATGACCACCAACTGGCCAGCCCTGTCCGCTCCCTCATCCCCACCGACCTCCACCACCTCAGAG GTGTAGCTCCGGCGACGGGGAAGAGATCGGCGTCGTTCTCAGGGGCCGAGACCTGCGAAGAAGCGAACGGCGATGACGAATTGTCCGACGACGCTTCGCTGGCcggagagaagaagaggagactcAACGTGGAGCAGGTGAGGACGCTGGAGAAGAGCTTCGAGCTGGGGAACAAGCTGGAGCCAGAGAGGAAAATGCAGCTGGCCGTGGCGCTCGGGCTGCGGCCGAGGCAGGTGGCCATCTGGTTCCAGAACAGGAGAGCGAGGTGGAAGACGAAGCAACTGGAGAAGGATTACGATGTGCTCAGGAGGCAGTTTGACGCCATTAAAGCCGAGAATGAAGCTCTGCAAGCCCACAACAAGAAACTCCAGACTGAG TTGCATGTGCAGGCCTTGGCTCTCAGAGGTAGAGAAGCATCAGATCTCATCAATCTCAACAAAGAGACCGAGGGTTCTTGCAGCAACAGAAGCGAGAACAGCTCAGAGATCAACTTGGACATCTCAAGAACATCGGTCGCCGAAAGGTCCTGTCCCCCTCTCCAAATCTTGCCTTACTTCCAATCAGTTAGGCCAGCTGACCCAGACTGCCCGAAGGTCGAGAATGACGCCCCAGAAGGCAGCTTCAGCAACTTGCTGTGCAGCATCGGAGATCAATCTGCCTTCTGGCCATGGCCTGATCACCACAACTTTCATTAG
- the LOC103979600 gene encoding laccase-15-like: protein MDFLCLLLVLLHCLASTQACGKTHSHVFNVEEVPRTRLCRTKSIMTVNGQFPGPNLYAHRGDTIVVKVHNHASKNVTIHWHGVKQPRNPWLDGPEFITQCPIKPGASFTYTIILSTEEGTVWWHAHNDFDRATVHGAIVVRPRRGTRYPFPHPFQEFVIMLGEWWNRGANVILEEALSTGGEVNSSDAFTINGRPGDLYPCSSAGTFRMPVEHGKTYLLRVVNAAMSNGLFFSVASHTVVVVGSDGNYVKPLSSDYIMITPGETMDLLLEANQPPDALYYMAGRAFSYLSLGSFPTTATTAIVEYVSDLPLESTKPLLPTLPYYNDTAAATNFSFALRSPANAAHPVDVPKTVDQDMFIAVAINELECPQASCAGPNGTRLRASLNNISFVDPPIDILEAYYAGIGGVFGENFPSMPPYYYNFTATDQPLSLLLPTLGTEVRVLEYGARMEVVFQGTSLVMGDNHPMHLHGYSFYVVGWGYGNFDKKRDPLRYNLQDPPFKNTIGVPINGWVAVRFTANNPGVWFMHCHIERHMIWGMNTVLIVKDGEGPKEKVLPPPRYMPPC from the exons ATGGATTTCTTGTGTCTTCTGTTGGTGCTGCTACATTGTCTTGCTTCAACTCAAGCATGTGGCAAGACTCATTCCCATGTTTTCAAT GTGGAGGAAGTTCCTCGTACTCGGCTGTGTAGAACGAAGAGCATAATGACAGTCAATGGGCAGTTTCCAGGACCCAATCTGTATGCTCACAGAGGAGATACCATTGTTGTGAAGGTCCACAACCATGCATCAAAGAATGTTACCATCCACTG GCATGGAGTAAAGCAGCCAAGGAATCCATGGTTAGATGGCCCTGAGTTCATCACGCAGTGCCCCATTAAGCCTGGAGCCAGTTTCACCTACACCATAATCCTCTCCACCGAGGAAGGAACCGTTTGGTGGCACGCGCACAACGACTTCGATCGAGCCACCGTACATGGCGCCATCGTCGTTCGTCCCCGGCGCGGAACGCGCTACCCCTTCCCACACCCCTTCCAAGAATTCGTCATCATGCTCG GGGAGTGGTGGAACCGGGGCGCCAATGTAATACTGGAAGAGGCTCTTAGCACGGGAGGTGAAGTCAACAGCTCCGATGCTTTCACCATTAATGGACGACCGGGCGATCTCTACCCTTGCTCGTCTGCAG GAACCTTCAGAATGCCGGTGGAGCACGGCAAGACCTACCTCCTCCGCGTCGTGAACGCCGCGATGAGCAACGGGCTCTTCTTCTCCGTCGCCAGTCATACCGTCGTGGTCGTAGGATCTGACGGGAACTACGTCAAACCTTTGTCCTCGGATTACATCATGATCACGCCCGGGGAAACGATGGACTTGCTACTGGAAGCTAACCAGCCTCCCGACGCACTCTACTACATGGCAGGCCGGGCGTTTAGCTATCTCTCCCTCGGCTCGTttcccaccaccgccaccaccgccATCGTCGAGTACGTTTCTGACCTCCCCTTGGAGTCGACTAAACCCCTCCTGCCAACCCTTCCTTACTACAACGATACCGCGGCGGCGACCAACTTCTCCTTCGCGCTCCGTAGTCCAGCGAACGCCGCCCACCCGGTGGATGTCCCCAAGACGGTCGACCAAGACATGTTCATCGCGGTCGCCATTAACGAGCTCGAGTGCCCCCAGGCGTCGTGCGCCGGGCCCAACGGGACGCGGCTGCGGGCAAGCCTCAACAACATCAGCTTCGTGGACCCTCCCATCGACATACTGGAAGCCTACTACGCGGGGATCGGCGGCGTGTTCGGCGAGAACTTCCCGAGCATGCCGCCGTACTACTACAACTTCACGGCGACGGACCAGCCGCTGAGCCTCTTGCTCCCGACGCTGGGGACCGAAGTCAGGGTCTTGGAGTACGGGGCGAGGATGGAGGTGGTGTTCCAGGGGACGTCGCTTGTGATGGGGGACAACCATCCCATGCACCTGCACGGCTACAGCTTCTACGTGGTGGGCTGGGGCTACGGGAACTTCGACAAGAAGAGAGATCCCCTGAGGTACAATCTGCAAGATCCACCATTCAAGAACACCATCGGAGTTCCCATAAACGGATGGGTGGCCGTCAGATTCACAGCCAACAATCCTG GGGTGTGGTTCATGCATTGCCATATCGAGCGCCACATGATTTGGGGAATGAACACCGTGTTGATAGTGAAGGATGGCGAAGGACCAAAGGAGAAGGTGCTGCCTCCACCTCGCTACATGCCGCCTTGCTAG
- the LOC135584780 gene encoding homeobox-leucine zipper protein HOX21-like isoform X2, which yields MSCNGMASSFFPSGFMFQLQAPCEDDHQLASPVRSLIPTDLHHLRGVAPATGKRSASFSGAETCEEANGDDELSDDASLAGEKKRRLNVEQVRTLEKSFELGNKLEPERKMQLAVALGLRPRQVAIWFQNRRARWKTKQLEKDYDVLRRQFDAIKAENEALQAHNKKLQTEALALRGREASDLINLNKETEGSCSNRSENSSEINLDISRTSVAERSCPPLQILPYFQSVRPADPDCPKVENDAPEGSFSNLLCSIGDQSAFWPWPDHHNFH from the exons ATGTCCTGCAATGGCATGGcctcttccttcttcccctcAGGCTTCATGTTCCAGCTTCAAGCTCCCTGTGAAGATGACCACCAACTGGCCAGCCCTGTCCGCTCCCTCATCCCCACCGACCTCCACCACCTCAGAG GTGTAGCTCCGGCGACGGGGAAGAGATCGGCGTCGTTCTCAGGGGCCGAGACCTGCGAAGAAGCGAACGGCGATGACGAATTGTCCGACGACGCTTCGCTGGCcggagagaagaagaggagactcAACGTGGAGCAGGTGAGGACGCTGGAGAAGAGCTTCGAGCTGGGGAACAAGCTGGAGCCAGAGAGGAAAATGCAGCTGGCCGTGGCGCTCGGGCTGCGGCCGAGGCAGGTGGCCATCTGGTTCCAGAACAGGAGAGCGAGGTGGAAGACGAAGCAACTGGAGAAGGATTACGATGTGCTCAGGAGGCAGTTTGACGCCATTAAAGCCGAGAATGAAGCTCTGCAAGCCCACAACAAGAAACTCCAGACTGAG GCCTTGGCTCTCAGAGGTAGAGAAGCATCAGATCTCATCAATCTCAACAAAGAGACCGAGGGTTCTTGCAGCAACAGAAGCGAGAACAGCTCAGAGATCAACTTGGACATCTCAAGAACATCGGTCGCCGAAAGGTCCTGTCCCCCTCTCCAAATCTTGCCTTACTTCCAATCAGTTAGGCCAGCTGACCCAGACTGCCCGAAGGTCGAGAATGACGCCCCAGAAGGCAGCTTCAGCAACTTGCTGTGCAGCATCGGAGATCAATCTGCCTTCTGGCCATGGCCTGATCACCACAACTTTCATTAG